A portion of the Bifidobacterium sp. ESL0800 genome contains these proteins:
- the cysS gene encoding cysteine--tRNA ligase, with protein sequence MGNATKPQNSNLSQASTPQGRSKAAADLKLYNTATHEVSAFTSIVPGKVGIYVCGATVQSSPHIGHIRAAVAFDIVRRWLEKLGFEVTFIRNVTDIDDKILDKAAAAGQQWWARAYYYEREFTRAYDTLGVLPPTYEPRATGHIGDMVDLIQRLIDRGHAYVITDKNGKPTGNVFFDVASWPHYGELTHQKQGAGETHDAASEVSDNMGPSVDQSGDDKYNPVDPADYDPAKHDPRDFALWKASKESDPETARWKTPFGTGRPGWHIECSAMSHRYLDGMFDIHGGGLDLRFPHHENEMAQTRAAGYESANVWMHSAWVTAKGEKMSKSLGNGLSVPSVLAQNSAWVVRYALGGVQYRSMLEWSDQTLAEANAAYKRIMNFINGAGRALKKENRLSETLPGIEDNGQPNSECFKRINADALPEDFTSAMNNDINVSGALAAIFVDIKKGNSLSGYLSNIKAVRKFLTEKTDQPEAAEQELLSRMTDIVSELGRTEPQLSGKQLREKAVSCFNQPAKEILQQHTGKNSMPARLPDNLFYVFYDTAYPQENSDIKSLGDLQRTEEQKLGETLIGVRAMLDTLGLDPLAEPWNTTTPASGANTQNTDAQAEHRLLNQLIAHQLDARNAARKAKDFAVADKIRDSLGELGITVEDKPSGSAWSLK encoded by the coding sequence ATGGGAAACGCCACAAAACCGCAGAATTCCAACCTTTCGCAAGCATCAACGCCGCAGGGGCGTTCGAAGGCCGCCGCCGACCTGAAGCTGTATAACACGGCCACGCACGAGGTGTCCGCGTTCACTTCGATCGTGCCCGGCAAGGTCGGCATCTACGTCTGCGGCGCGACCGTGCAAAGTTCGCCGCATATCGGCCATATCCGCGCGGCGGTGGCCTTCGACATCGTCCGTCGCTGGCTGGAAAAACTTGGGTTTGAGGTCACGTTCATCCGCAATGTCACCGATATCGACGACAAGATTTTGGACAAAGCCGCGGCCGCCGGCCAGCAGTGGTGGGCACGCGCCTATTATTACGAGCGCGAATTCACCCGTGCCTACGACACGCTCGGCGTGTTGCCCCCGACCTACGAGCCCCGCGCCACCGGTCATATCGGAGATATGGTCGACCTGATCCAACGTTTGATCGACCGCGGCCACGCCTACGTCATCACCGACAAAAACGGCAAACCCACCGGCAACGTGTTCTTCGACGTGGCCAGCTGGCCGCATTACGGCGAGCTGACCCACCAGAAGCAGGGCGCCGGCGAGACCCACGATGCCGCAAGCGAGGTCAGCGACAACATGGGTCCCAGCGTCGACCAGTCCGGCGATGACAAATACAACCCAGTCGACCCCGCCGATTACGACCCGGCCAAGCACGATCCCCGCGATTTCGCACTGTGGAAGGCCTCGAAGGAAAGCGATCCGGAAACCGCCCGTTGGAAGACGCCGTTCGGCACCGGCCGTCCGGGCTGGCATATCGAATGCTCCGCGATGAGCCACCGCTACCTCGACGGCATGTTCGACATCCACGGCGGCGGCCTCGACCTGCGCTTCCCCCACCACGAAAACGAGATGGCGCAGACCCGCGCTGCCGGCTACGAATCCGCCAACGTGTGGATGCATTCGGCCTGGGTGACGGCCAAGGGCGAGAAGATGTCGAAGTCGCTGGGCAACGGGCTTTCCGTGCCGAGCGTGCTCGCGCAGAACTCGGCCTGGGTGGTGCGCTACGCGTTGGGCGGCGTGCAATACCGTTCCATGCTCGAGTGGAGCGACCAGACGCTCGCCGAAGCCAACGCCGCCTACAAACGCATCATGAACTTCATCAATGGTGCCGGAAGAGCACTCAAGAAAGAGAATCGTCTCTCTGAAACATTGCCCGGAATTGAAGATAATGGCCAGCCAAACAGCGAATGCTTCAAGCGCATCAACGCGGATGCATTGCCGGAGGACTTCACCTCGGCGATGAACAACGACATCAATGTTTCCGGTGCCTTGGCGGCGATTTTCGTTGATATTAAAAAAGGCAATTCATTATCGGGGTACCTTTCCAACATCAAGGCAGTACGAAAATTCCTGACAGAGAAAACGGACCAACCCGAAGCTGCAGAGCAAGAACTTCTGAGCCGGATGACGGACATCGTCTCCGAATTGGGCAGGACGGAACCGCAACTCAGCGGGAAACAGCTCCGGGAAAAAGCCGTATCATGCTTCAACCAGCCTGCAAAAGAGATACTTCAACAACATACGGGCAAGAATTCCATGCCTGCAAGGCTTCCCGATAACCTCTTCTACGTCTTTTACGATACGGCTTATCCCCAAGAAAATTCGGACATCAAGAGCCTTGGCGACCTACAACGCACGGAAGAACAAAAACTGGGCGAAACCCTGATCGGTGTGCGCGCGATGCTCGACACCTTGGGTCTGGACCCGTTGGCCGAGCCTTGGAATACGACTACACCGGCAAGCGGTGCCAACACCCAAAACACCGACGCCCAAGCCGAACACCGCCTGCTTAATCAGCTGATCGCGCACCAGCTTGACGCACGTAACGCCGCCCGCAAGGCCAAGGATTTCGCGGTCGCCGACAAGATACGCGACAGCCTGGGTGAACTGGGCATCACGGTTGAAGACAAGCCGTCCGGTTCCGCCTGGTCGCTGAAGTAA
- a CDS encoding BspA family leucine-rich repeat surface protein has translation MRKNLKVVLGTVIAAAMLSVPVISQAANPEPDPAGQGDILATQTAGNDASAAATPSTIGTPSTLGAPSTASAPSTSNTQSKSDCTDATGAMSHGKWTVSHSAEYNGECTLTFTATDPNVENDFTSFKSDSPDSPYAHIYTRTPQFQRVKHIVFDGVNKTKLPENSRFLFGDWNWGDGGWEPGSSLVSFKSNNHVDTSEVKNMEGLFQSDHDLSDLDLSGWDTSSLQTMRSMFDNTSMKSLDLSGLDVSNVTDMNHLFYNLNSIESLDLSGWDTSKVIDTNEMFFGTHIHTLTLGPKTRLDLIYNQWGGNPTRVTKLSDGTSGVTEATGDTTTITKWNLRNKILSDVNRAGTYTVGAVTNRTFTLNANLPQGYTADATAEGFTADANGNLTRVFPMTNAQGVPMPTYDADGNMTNHNISHNIMSSNPAVPADPFTLKANEGTSDEYTFEGWSEGPASTTATVKSGDTVDLLNSDVTLYAVWKLVPKPAPVVPPTTPSEPAQPTEPTKPTPGTSKPTKPAPSDGEQTPSESKPDKIDKTPSKSPAADATKQPTNTVRPNAPAIPIATSPVSLPMVTNAPAAPQSRIQRAVPQVAPQQAAPDQNADSAPNVIGEKNDQKKRACAAAYLQNGLVSPAAYVQCSAEGNANATATVSPTAARSNPAVGIAMLAMLIALAMFAGIFMRQNNLLIARHHEDVQH, from the coding sequence ATGCGTAAGAATCTTAAAGTGGTGCTCGGGACGGTGATTGCCGCCGCGATGCTGAGCGTTCCCGTTATCTCGCAGGCCGCCAATCCAGAACCCGACCCCGCCGGGCAAGGCGACATTCTAGCTACGCAAACTGCAGGCAACGATGCTTCCGCAGCGGCGACGCCCTCAACGATAGGTACACCTTCGACGCTAGGTGCGCCTTCAACAGCAAGTGCCCCTTCAACGTCGAACACGCAGAGCAAAAGCGACTGCACCGACGCAACCGGTGCGATGAGCCATGGCAAGTGGACGGTGTCCCACAGCGCCGAATACAACGGCGAGTGCACGCTCACCTTCACCGCCACGGATCCGAACGTCGAGAACGACTTCACCAGCTTCAAGTCCGACAGCCCCGACTCCCCCTACGCACACATTTATACTCGCACTCCGCAGTTCCAGCGCGTCAAGCACATCGTCTTCGACGGCGTGAACAAGACGAAGCTGCCGGAGAACTCGAGATTCCTGTTCGGCGACTGGAACTGGGGCGATGGCGGTTGGGAGCCAGGGAGTTCATTGGTATCGTTCAAGAGCAACAACCACGTCGACACCAGCGAAGTGAAGAACATGGAGGGGCTGTTCCAGTCCGACCACGACCTGAGCGACCTGGACCTCAGCGGCTGGGACACCAGCAGCCTGCAGACCATGAGGTCGATGTTCGACAACACCTCGATGAAGTCGCTCGACCTGAGTGGCTTGGACGTCAGCAACGTCACCGACATGAACCATCTGTTCTACAATCTCAATTCCATCGAGTCGCTGGACCTGAGCGGCTGGGACACCAGCAAAGTCATCGACACGAATGAGATGTTCTTCGGCACGCACATCCACACCCTCACCCTCGGGCCCAAGACCAGGCTCGATCTCATCTACAACCAGTGGGGCGGCAATCCCACCAGGGTGACGAAGCTGTCGGACGGCACCAGCGGCGTGACCGAAGCAACCGGTGACACAACCACGATTACAAAGTGGAATCTGCGTAACAAGATACTCAGCGATGTCAACCGCGCCGGCACCTACACCGTGGGCGCGGTCACGAACCGCACTTTCACCCTCAACGCGAATCTGCCGCAAGGCTATACGGCCGATGCCACCGCGGAAGGCTTTACCGCCGATGCCAACGGCAACCTGACGCGAGTCTTCCCCATGACCAACGCACAGGGCGTGCCGATGCCGACCTACGACGCTGACGGTAACATGACCAACCACAACATCTCGCACAACATTATGTCCAGCAATCCCGCAGTTCCTGCCGATCCGTTCACGCTCAAGGCGAACGAAGGCACCTCTGACGAATACACGTTCGAAGGTTGGAGCGAGGGCCCTGCGTCTACCACCGCGACAGTCAAGAGCGGTGACACCGTCGACTTGCTGAACAGTGATGTCACCCTGTACGCCGTATGGAAGCTGGTGCCTAAGCCTGCACCGGTCGTACCGCCGACGACGCCAAGCGAACCGGCCCAACCTACCGAGCCCACAAAGCCGACTCCCGGTACTTCCAAGCCGACCAAGCCTGCACCTAGCGATGGTGAGCAGACTCCGTCCGAGTCCAAGCCCGACAAGATCGACAAGACTCCTTCCAAGAGCCCAGCCGCTGACGCTACGAAGCAACCTACCAATACGGTGAGGCCCAATGCTCCGGCAATCCCGATTGCCACTTCGCCGGTTTCCCTGCCGATGGTCACCAATGCGCCGGCCGCTCCGCAGAGTCGCATCCAGCGCGCTGTTCCTCAGGTTGCGCCCCAACAAGCCGCACCCGACCAGAACGCAGACTCCGCTCCGAACGTCATCGGCGAGAAGAACGACCAGAAGAAACGTGCATGTGCAGCAGCCTATCTGCAGAACGGACTGGTTTCGCCTGCTGCATACGTCCAGTGCAGCGCTGAAGGCAATGCCAACGCAACAGCGACTGTGTCTCCTACGGCCGCACGGAGCAATCCGGCCGTTGGCATAGCAATGCTGGCCATGCTGATTGCTTTGGCGATGTTCGCAGGTATCTTCATGCGCCAGAACAATCTGTTGATTGCCCGTCACCATGAAGACGTGCAGCACTAA
- a CDS encoding type 1 glutamine amidotransferase, translating to MTMPKVLILQHVSCEKPGRILDNLDDLGMPSEAFNIAAQADPDLPKSEEIAGIVIMGGPMGAQDYKEYPGLKTEAKLVRKAVKAGKPVLGICLGHQIIATALGGKLQSGKCSEVGFAPIKRVAKSDWFPMWTDQMNVLNWHNDVVSVPVGGQLLASSKYTENQAFSYKSALGLQFHLEVTPTLLDEWLTEPSMIEGMKKSQIAKIREDFKRYDVELQPLAEQVFSAFAVRCSASARALSA from the coding sequence ATGACGATGCCGAAAGTGCTTATTCTGCAACATGTCTCCTGTGAGAAGCCAGGACGAATCCTTGATAACCTTGATGATCTCGGCATGCCCAGCGAAGCGTTCAACATCGCCGCGCAGGCCGATCCCGATCTGCCGAAAAGCGAGGAGATCGCCGGGATCGTCATTATGGGCGGGCCGATGGGGGCCCAGGATTATAAGGAATATCCGGGGCTCAAGACCGAGGCGAAGCTGGTGCGCAAGGCCGTGAAGGCCGGCAAACCGGTGCTCGGCATCTGCCTGGGCCACCAGATCATCGCTACCGCGCTCGGCGGCAAGCTGCAGAGCGGCAAGTGCTCCGAAGTCGGGTTCGCGCCGATCAAGCGCGTCGCCAAAAGCGATTGGTTCCCGATGTGGACCGATCAGATGAACGTGCTCAACTGGCATAACGACGTCGTCTCCGTGCCCGTTGGTGGTCAGCTTCTCGCGTCGTCGAAATACACCGAAAACCAGGCGTTCAGCTACAAAAGCGCGTTAGGATTGCAATTCCACCTCGAGGTCACGCCCACGCTGCTGGACGAATGGCTCACTGAGCCGAGCATGATCGAGGGCATGAAGAAAAGCCAGATCGCGAAGATCCGTGAGGACTTCAAGCGCTATGACGTCGAGCTGCAGCCGCTTGCCGAGCAGGTCTTCTCCGCGTTTGCCGTGCGTTGCTCCGCCAGCGCCCGCGCATTGAGTGCGTGA